The following proteins come from a genomic window of Miscanthus floridulus cultivar M001 chromosome 2, ASM1932011v1, whole genome shotgun sequence:
- the LOC136539903 gene encoding uncharacterized protein isoform X1 produces the protein MVWLVSCSERRPKQTISSWSQLVQLMFFVTMSGHTQPEGPHQLDSKRAVNSCRKNVPGTSFVSDLRDHIHEFINASADEHRTCFTKTIKRMFEMSKIVTERSSEAEEAGSESVLPLQTTVSR, from the exons ATGGTGTGGTTAGTATCTTGCTCAGAAAGACGTCCAAAACAGACTATCTCATCCTGGAGTCAATTGGTTCAATTAATG TTTTTCGTGACAATGTCTGGTCATACCCAACCTGAAGGACCACACCAACTTGATTCAAAACGTGCTGTGAATTCATGCCGAAAGAATGTACCTGGTACATCGTTCGTCTCAGATTTGAGAGATCACATCCACGAGTTCATCAACGCCTCTGCAGATGAACACCGGACATGCTTCACAAAGACTATCAAGAGGATGTTCGAGATGTCAAAGATTGTCACTGAGAGATCCTCTGAAGCTGAGGAAGCTGGATCTGAAAGTGTCTTGCCACTTCAGACCACAGTGTCGCGGTAG
- the LOC136539903 gene encoding uncharacterized protein isoform X2: MSGHTQPEGPHQLDSKRAVNSCRKNVPGTSFVSDLRDHIHEFINASADEHRTCFTKTIKRMFEMSKIVTERSSEAEEAGSESVLPLQTTVSR, translated from the coding sequence ATGTCTGGTCATACCCAACCTGAAGGACCACACCAACTTGATTCAAAACGTGCTGTGAATTCATGCCGAAAGAATGTACCTGGTACATCGTTCGTCTCAGATTTGAGAGATCACATCCACGAGTTCATCAACGCCTCTGCAGATGAACACCGGACATGCTTCACAAAGACTATCAAGAGGATGTTCGAGATGTCAAAGATTGTCACTGAGAGATCCTCTGAAGCTGAGGAAGCTGGATCTGAAAGTGTCTTGCCACTTCAGACCACAGTGTCGCGGTAG